In one Serinus canaria isolate serCan28SL12 chromosome 2, serCan2020, whole genome shotgun sequence genomic region, the following are encoded:
- the LOC103814745 gene encoding feather beta keratin-like, with product MACNNICQPCGPTPLANSCNEPCALQCQDSRVVIQPSPVLVTLPGPIMTSFPQNTAVGSTSSAAVGTELSVQGQPISGGFGGFGYGLGYGRGFGYGLGGLGCYGRRGGSIC from the coding sequence ATGGCCTGCAACAACATCTGCCAACCCTGTGGACCCACCCCGCTGGCCAACAGCTGCAacgagccctgtgccctgcaatgCCAGGATTCCCGAGTTGTTATCCAgccttcccctgtgctggtcaccctgccaggacccatcaTGACCTCCTTCCCCCAGAACACCGCCGTTGGATCCACCTCCTCCgctgctgtgggcactgagctcagtgtgcagggacagcccatctCTGGTGGCTTTGGTGGCTTTGGCTATGGCCTTGGCTATGGCCGTGGATTTGGCTATGGGCTGGGAGGCCTGGGCTGCTATGGCAGAAGGGGCGGCTCCATCTGCTAA